The Planktothrix agardhii NIES-204 genomic interval TTTCGGGACTACCCGAATCATTATGAATTTTATAAAAACACCCGTCATTATGGGCGGTTAATTGCATTTCCACCTGAGAAACGGTAAAGGGTGAAAGGTTTAACTGGGTGAGAACAGAAGGAATGGTAGCAATTAATTTTTTACGCAGTAATTCATAGAAATCAGGGAATAGAGTGGCATAGAGAATGGAAGATTTTCGATAATTACTTGCTTGAGTGGTTGTTTTTGAACCTACAAATTTATCCGGTTGTTTGAAAGCAATTTTCAATGCTTCTTTGTGTTCTTGAGGTTTTAAAAAATTTTCAATCTGCACATAATTAGCAGGTAAAATTTCCAGATTATTCTCAGCTACAATTGGGACGGAAGATGGGAGAAGTTCAACGGTTGTTGTAGAGGGTTGGGAAATAGGAGAAGCGTTAAAACTTACAGATGGAGCCAGTAGGGAGGGAGATTGTAGAAGTTCCAGGGGAGTAACGGAAGAACATCCCGACATTTCTAATATTTTTAAGGCAATATTCGCTCGTTCAGTCGGAGAAACTGCTGGATCTTGAAGTAGGGTTTCTAGGGTGGTAATCGATTGATTAATTAAATGTTTGAGTCTTTCTATCGGAATTAGAGCAGGGGTTGGAGGAGGGATAGTATTCATACGGAGTTCGAGCAAAAACCATTAGAAAGCTATTTTTTCTATAGTGACATAAATTTTAGCATTGGGGTAGAGAAATGTAATAGCCACAACAGAGAGACGCGCCATGGCACGTCTCTACGACAGGTTAGATTTCGTCCCAACCACTGACCCCAGAAGACATCACATAACTGGTGACGCTGGCTTCAAAGAAGTTGGCTTTAGTATGGGCTTCTTTTTTGGTATCCGAGAAGCGTTCTAAATGGGTATAGGGACTTTTACTGTACTTTTTATCGGGATAAAGGGGCTCTAAACCGATAGAACGTAACCGAATATTGGCTAGATATTTGGTGTATTGTTCCGTACTATATTCCGTGATTCCTAAGATATTATTTCCGACAATATGATTAGTCCATTTACATTCATGTTCAACGGCGGTATTGAACATTTCGTAAATCTGATCAACGGAGTGGGTAAACACTTCCATGGCTTCAGGAATTAATTTTTGGAATAACCGAACATGAGAAAGTTCATCCTTAATATTCAACAAGGGTCGTTAGTCCTTGCCCGTTCTGGTGAAGAACTGCTGAAAGTCACCTTTCAGAATAGACTATATCATCTTCCTAATAGGAAGCCCCCCGTTTCGTAGCACTTGCT includes:
- a CDS encoding ribonucleoside-diphosphate reductase beta chain, which gives rise to MLNIKDELSHVRLFQKLIPEAMEVFTHSVDQIYEMFNTAVEHECKWTNHIVGNNILGITEYSTEQYTKYLANIRLRSIGLEPLYPDKKYSKSPYTHLERFSDTKKEAHTKANFFEASVTSYVMSSGVSGWDEI